The following proteins come from a genomic window of Mytilus trossulus isolate FHL-02 unplaced genomic scaffold, PNRI_Mtr1.1.1.hap1 h1tg001262l__unscaffolded, whole genome shotgun sequence:
- the LOC134704092 gene encoding LOW QUALITY PROTEIN: NADH-ubiquinone oxidoreductase chain 5-like (The sequence of the model RefSeq protein was modified relative to this genomic sequence to represent the inferred CDS: substituted 6 bases at 6 genomic stop codons), translating into MARKNSIIQLKSNLGLLLLILIGYLFILRGRTFGKAYLLEVTVXESNCLSFSFRVLLDSVRIVFVGTVLVIRGSVATYCKWYIAGEPYYKRFMGLVWLFVLSIVFIILVPNLVILLIGXDGLGLTSFLLVAYYQNNKRLSAAMLTALTNRIGDVFVLFRVSIFLREGGWLIYIYHPVQTWVNLGFVVVLAGITKSAQMPFCAWLPAAMAAPTPVSSLVHSSTLVTAGVYLILRSFYIIRANPFVTQILIVLRLFTLILAGSRAVFAFDLKKVIALSTLRQLRLIIFSISILLPSVAFFHLVTHAVFKALLFLGAGGVIHRNQRIQDIRGLRSLWQGLPVRMGAITVAIVSLRGAPFIRGFFSKDLIIELRMIDRRITYGCYLLELTGLIFTSFYRARIVFRVILGSNYVNSRSLRINEHLNIQTPFLSLYIGAIILGGVLGRKIERFGFVVVLEKYERVRVFLIPFVGLILXXGVLRKLGSKPWSSAKLLRFFLRMWLIERLTSHPRKMAFFKGSRMVAQSLDQGXLELLGPQGAHKGLGQLSCLNEIVQKNYFTYQLVVXGLVVAGGVSLIMFI; encoded by the coding sequence ATGGCTCGTAAAAATAGTATcatacaattaaaaagtaaCTTAGGGTTACTTTTACTGATTCTGATTGGATACTTATTTATTCTTAGAGGGAGGACCTTTGGAAAAGCTTATTTATTGGAAGTTACTGTTTGAGAGAGTAATTGTCTCTCATTTAGCTTCAGAGTTCTACTAGATAGCGTAAGAATAGTCTTTGTTGGGACGGTTTTGGTAATTAGAGGAAGTGTAGCAACCTACTGCAAGTGGTATATAGCTGGAGAGCCATACTACAAGCGGTTTATGGGATTAGTATGGTTGTTTGTGCTGTCTATAGTGTTTATAATCTTAGTTCCTAATTTAGTAATACTTTTAATTGGTTGAGACGGGCTAGGGCTCACCTCATTCCTATTAGTGGCTTATTACCAGAACAATAAGAGGTTATCTGCGGCTATGTTGACAGCTTTGACTAATCGAATTGGGgatgtttttgtactttttagagtttctatttttttaagagaAGGGGGgtggttaatttatatataccacCCAGTGCAGACatgggttaatttagggtttgTGGTAGTTCTTGCAGGTATAACTAAAAGCGCACAAATGCCGTTTTGCGCATGGCTACCTGCTGCCATGGCGGCACCCACACCGGTCTCCTCTTTGGTGCATTCTTCGACATTGGTGACAGCTGGGGTTTATTTGATTCTTCgctctttttatattatcagaGCTAATCCCTTTGTGACTCAAATACTTATAGTCTTAAGACTATTTACTCTAATATTAGCGGGGTCAAGGGCTGTGTTTGCGTTTGACCTAAAAAAGGTAATCGCACTCTCGACTTTGAGGCAGTTAAGGTTAATAATATTCTCGATTTCAATCCTTCTTCCGTCTGtagctttttttcatttagtaacCCATGCGGTATTTAAAGCTTTGTTGTTTCTAGGCGCAGGGGGTGTTATTCATAGAAACCAAAGAATCCAAGATATCCGGGGGTTAAGAAGCTTGTGGCAAGGATTACCGGTAAGAATGGGTGCAATAACGGTTGCAATTGTGTCCTTGAGAGGGGCCCCGTTTATAAGAGGGTTTTTCTCTAAAGACCTAATAATTGAGCTAAGAATGATAGACAGAAGAATAACTTATGGGTGCTATTTATTAGAGCTAACAGGTTTAATCTTCACTTCTTTTTATAGGGCACGGATTGTATTTAGAGTAATACTTGGGTCTAATTACGTTAATAGCAGAAGTTTGCGGATTAATGAGCACTTAAATATACAAACTCCTTTTCTTAGCCTGTATATTGGGGCTATTATCTTAGGAGGGGTATTAGGGAGGAAAATAGAGAGGTTTGGGTTTGTAGTAGTTCTTGAGAAATATGAGAGAGTCAGAGTATTTCTTATTCCCTTTGTAGGGTTAATTTTGTGATGAGGAGTGCTTAGAAAATTAGGGTCTAAGCCTTGGTCGTCAGCCAAACTATTAAGATTCTTTTTGAGAATGTGGCTCATAGAGAGGCTAACCTCCCACCCCAGAAAAATGGCCTTCTTTAAGGGGTCCAGGATGGTAGCTCAAAGTCTGGATCAAGGTTGACTAGAGCTATTGGGCCCTCAAGGTGCCCATAAGGGACTAGGTCAACTCAGCTGTTTGAatgaaattgttcagaaaaattattttacctacCAGCTGGTAGTATGAGGGCTGGTGGTAGCGGGGGGCGTAAgcttaattatgtttatataa